A single Corynebacterium stationis DNA region contains:
- a CDS encoding pirin family protein yields MNATAVEIISSRAVPLGGPRAMTVHRTLPQRQRSLIGAWCFVDHFGPEDVSKTGGMDVAPHPHTGLQTATWLFTGEISHIDAGGGRGLVHPGEFYLMTAGDGISHTETTTEKTTILHGVQLWIALPDATRSTAERDLAYFKPPATELDGGQLKVFMGELMGAASPVHSHTPMVGAEITIDPRSEIVLDLNPEFEHGVIADSGTIVVADTELEKTQIGYTGIGETRLRIRNDSDDMGRALFIGGEPLREEILMWWNFIGRDHDEIVRFRDTWQASQGEDVDGQFGFVDGYIGHGGVGEDGLGRNADGMTWLPAPNLPNARMRPRTLTEPVARPNMKI; encoded by the coding sequence ATGAACGCAACCGCAGTTGAGATCATTTCTTCCCGCGCTGTGCCGCTTGGTGGTCCGCGTGCGATGACGGTTCATCGCACGCTTCCACAGCGCCAACGATCGCTCATTGGCGCGTGGTGCTTTGTCGATCATTTTGGTCCCGAGGATGTGTCAAAGACCGGTGGCATGGACGTTGCGCCGCACCCGCACACTGGTCTGCAGACCGCGACGTGGCTCTTTACCGGCGAGATCAGCCACATCGATGCCGGCGGCGGACGCGGCCTCGTCCATCCCGGCGAGTTCTATTTGATGACTGCCGGCGACGGCATTTCGCATACGGAGACCACCACGGAAAAGACCACGATCTTGCATGGTGTGCAGCTGTGGATTGCGCTGCCGGATGCCACACGCAGTACTGCCGAGCGCGACTTGGCCTATTTCAAACCGCCAGCTACCGAGCTCGATGGCGGTCAGCTCAAGGTATTTATGGGTGAGCTCATGGGTGCAGCCAGCCCGGTGCATTCGCACACACCGATGGTCGGCGCGGAAATCACCATCGATCCGCGCTCAGAAATCGTGCTTGACCTCAACCCCGAGTTTGAACACGGCGTGATCGCAGACTCCGGAACCATCGTGGTCGCAGATACCGAGCTGGAAAAGACGCAGATTGGATACACCGGCATCGGTGAAACGCGTCTGCGCATCCGCAACGATTCCGATGACATGGGTCGCGCACTATTTATCGGCGGCGAACCACTGCGGGAAGAAATCCTCATGTGGTGGAATTTCATCGGTCGCGACCACGATGAAATCGTGCGCTTTCGCGACACTTGGCAAGCTAGCCAAGGCGAAGACGTCGACGGCCAATTCGGTTTCGTCGATGGCTACATCGGCCACGGCGGCGTCGGCGAAGATGGCCTTGGCCGCAACGCCGATGGCATGACGTGGCTTCCCGCACCGAATCTCCCCAATGCCCGAATGCGCCCGCGCACTCTTACCGAACCCGTCGCGCGGCCAAACATGAAAATCTAA